In the genome of Ralstonia pickettii DTP0602, one region contains:
- a CDS encoding hypothetical protein (K03931: ygjK; putative isomerase), which translates to MKDGIHNFIVHGDAAAVNPAQQGTKAAPHYQLNIGGGESQVLRLRLTTQAPGAASAPFHGFDAVFAARLEEADAFYASITPLAIRDDADRVSVMRQALAGMLWTKQYFYYDLGLWLDEHGAGARLPQLERKRVRNSEWAHMFNDDIISMPDKWEYPWYAAWDLAFHMIPLGMVDPDFAKQQLDLMLRNDYLHPNGQLPAYEWNFGDVNPPVHAWATMQLYLFDKERSGGSGDVEFLKYAFAKLLVNFTWWVNRKDRAGANVFEGGFLGLDNIGVFDRSSPLPTGGYLDQADGTAWMVFFSEQMLRIAVELALQKPLYEEFVEKFFQHTVFIAGALDRVGERNDEMWDEEDGFFYDVLRFPDGSATRLKVRSIVGLLPLAAVAVFEEDILVKLPKFRERAGLFLSRHPELAANMHLPPKPGVANRRMLAIVGEQKLRRILGRMLDEDEFFGPHGIRALSRFHLEHPYVFHHAGQEHRVAYVPGDSDTGMFGGNSNWRGPVWMPINFLLYTALIRLYAYFGEDFKVECPTGSGQMMTLLDVAKELGERLSRIFLRDRDGRRPVYGAASKFRDDPHWRDLVLFYEYFHGDTGAGIGASHQTGWTGCVARIIQANSVLSKDMLLMPGAEVAALRAPHTPPESAISGNPVNPEEAI; encoded by the coding sequence GTGAAGGACGGCATCCACAACTTCATCGTGCACGGCGATGCCGCGGCGGTGAATCCCGCGCAGCAGGGAACCAAGGCGGCGCCCCACTATCAGCTCAACATCGGCGGTGGTGAGTCACAAGTCTTGCGGTTGCGGTTGACGACCCAGGCGCCGGGGGCGGCGTCCGCGCCCTTCCATGGCTTCGACGCGGTGTTCGCCGCCAGGCTGGAGGAGGCCGATGCCTTCTACGCGTCGATCACACCGCTCGCGATTCGCGATGACGCGGACCGTGTGAGCGTCATGCGCCAGGCGCTGGCCGGCATGCTGTGGACGAAGCAATACTTTTACTATGACCTTGGCCTCTGGCTCGACGAGCACGGCGCGGGTGCCCGCTTGCCGCAACTGGAACGCAAGCGAGTGCGCAACAGCGAATGGGCGCATATGTTCAACGACGACATCATCTCGATGCCGGACAAATGGGAGTATCCCTGGTACGCCGCGTGGGACCTGGCGTTCCACATGATTCCGCTGGGCATGGTCGATCCCGACTTCGCCAAGCAACAGCTCGACCTGATGCTGCGCAACGACTACCTGCACCCGAACGGCCAGCTCCCTGCTTACGAGTGGAACTTCGGCGATGTCAACCCGCCCGTGCATGCCTGGGCGACGATGCAGCTCTACTTATTCGACAAGGAGCGCAGCGGTGGCAGCGGCGATGTCGAGTTCCTCAAGTACGCCTTCGCCAAACTGCTGGTCAATTTCACCTGGTGGGTCAATCGCAAGGACCGCGCCGGTGCCAATGTCTTCGAGGGCGGCTTTCTCGGGCTCGACAATATCGGCGTGTTCGACCGCTCATCGCCACTGCCCACTGGCGGGTACCTGGATCAGGCCGACGGGACGGCGTGGATGGTGTTCTTCAGCGAGCAAATGCTGCGCATCGCGGTCGAGCTCGCGTTGCAGAAGCCGCTCTACGAGGAGTTCGTCGAGAAATTCTTCCAGCACACGGTGTTCATTGCCGGCGCGCTGGACCGCGTCGGTGAGCGGAACGACGAAATGTGGGATGAGGAGGATGGCTTCTTCTACGATGTATTGCGTTTCCCGGACGGCAGCGCCACGCGACTCAAGGTGCGCTCCATCGTCGGGCTGCTGCCACTGGCCGCAGTGGCCGTGTTCGAAGAAGACATCCTCGTAAAGCTGCCGAAGTTCCGTGAGCGTGCGGGACTGTTTCTGAGTCGCCACCCCGAGCTTGCCGCCAACATGCATTTGCCTCCAAAGCCCGGCGTAGCCAATCGCCGCATGCTGGCGATCGTTGGCGAGCAGAAGCTGCGCCGCATCCTGGGGCGCATGCTGGACGAGGACGAGTTCTTCGGCCCGCATGGCATTCGCGCGCTGTCGCGCTTCCACCTCGAACACCCCTATGTCTTTCACCACGCGGGTCAGGAGCATCGGGTGGCCTATGTGCCGGGCGATTCCGACACCGGCATGTTCGGCGGCAATTCCAACTGGCGCGGGCCGGTGTGGATGCCGATCAACTTCCTGCTTTACACCGCGCTGATACGCCTGTACGCCTATTTCGGCGAGGACTTCAAGGTTGAGTGCCCAACCGGCTCGGGGCAGATGATGACGTTGCTCGACGTGGCCAAGGAATTGGGCGAACGCCTGAGCCGGATCTTCCTGCGCGATCGCGACGGCCGCCGACCGGTGTATGGCGCGGCGAGCAAGTTCCGCGACGACCCGCACTGGCGCGACCTGGTGCTGTTTTATGAATATTTCCACGGCGACACCGGTGCCGGGATCGGCGCGAGCCACCAGACCGGCTGGACAGGCTGCGTCGCGCGTATTATCCAGGCGAATTCCGTGCTGTCGAAGGACATGCTGCTCATGCCGGGCGCGGAGGTGGCGGCCTTACGCGCCCCGCACACGCCCCCGGAGTCTGCCATCTCCGGCAATCCTGTCAATCCCGAGGAAGCTATCTAG
- a CDS encoding short-chain dehydrogenase (K00034: gdh; glucose 1-dehydrogenase [EC:1.1.1.47]), whose protein sequence is MESYYASRNLPHPTIPALKPLDLLKGQTALVTGANSGIGRAIAVALGRAGANVVVNYVANPADAEAVAEEIRGGGQHAIIALADVADEAQVQAMFAAAVQEFGTVDILVSNAGMERNAPFHEMSVAQWDAVISVNLRGAFLCAREAVREFLRRGVRPGISVAAGKIIFTSSVHEVIPWAGHVNYAASKGGLMLLMKSLAQEVAEKRIRVNSIAPGAIRTPINTAAWSTPEAYAELMKLVPYKRIGEIEEIGHAAVWLASDFTDYIVGTTLFIDGGMTLYPGFETGG, encoded by the coding sequence ATGGAAAGTTACTACGCCAGCAGAAACCTGCCCCATCCGACGATCCCGGCGCTGAAGCCCCTCGACTTGCTAAAAGGCCAGACCGCGCTGGTGACCGGCGCCAATTCCGGCATCGGTCGCGCCATCGCGGTCGCGCTCGGCAGAGCTGGCGCCAACGTGGTAGTCAACTACGTGGCTAACCCCGCAGATGCCGAGGCGGTTGCCGAAGAGATTCGCGGCGGCGGGCAGCACGCGATCATCGCACTGGCCGACGTAGCGGATGAGGCGCAAGTGCAAGCCATGTTCGCCGCGGCGGTGCAGGAGTTCGGTACCGTCGACATCCTCGTCAGCAATGCCGGCATGGAGCGCAACGCGCCGTTCCACGAGATGAGCGTGGCGCAATGGGACGCGGTGATCAGTGTCAACCTGCGCGGCGCGTTCCTGTGTGCGCGTGAGGCCGTGCGCGAGTTCCTCCGGCGCGGCGTGCGCCCGGGCATTTCAGTGGCGGCCGGCAAGATCATCTTCACGAGTTCAGTACACGAGGTGATTCCGTGGGCTGGCCACGTCAATTACGCAGCCTCCAAGGGTGGGTTGATGCTGCTGATGAAGAGCCTGGCACAAGAGGTCGCCGAGAAGCGCATCCGCGTCAATTCCATAGCGCCGGGCGCAATTCGGACGCCGATCAACACGGCGGCATGGTCTACGCCCGAGGCCTATGCCGAACTGATGAAGCTCGTGCCCTACAAGCGTATCGGCGAGATCGAGGAGATTGGCCATGCCGCAGTCTGGTTAGCTTCGGACTTCACCGACTACATTGTCGGCACGACGCTTTTCATCGATGGCGGGATGACGCTATATCCTGGGTTCGAAACAGGGGGTTGA
- a CDS encoding AraC family transcriptional regulator, giving the protein MSYLLRSASLTNYVEVARAVGLDPYQHLSAAGISRYALLDHDIKIPAEAVASLLEASAQAADAEDFGLRMAETRQLANLGPLAFAVREEPTLRKAVESMARYLRLHNEALAMRIEEAEGLVMIREEVLSGVPGSLRQSIELMVGVLYRLLQAFVGASWRPRSICFTHAAPVSTATHMRVFGMPVMFNQDFNGIVCRAADLEVPLPSYEPAMANQVRRYLDTMLAQSNASMPDKVRQLVIAMLPLGVCSVERVAEQLGVDRRTVHHHLEQYGENYSKVVNAVRVDLATRYIENRERPLSEVATLLGFSSLSAFSRWFNGHFGCSVSQWRARQER; this is encoded by the coding sequence ATGTCCTACCTATTACGCAGCGCCAGCCTCACCAACTATGTCGAGGTCGCACGCGCCGTGGGCCTGGATCCCTATCAGCACTTGAGCGCTGCCGGAATCAGCCGTTACGCGTTACTGGACCACGACATCAAGATCCCGGCTGAAGCGGTGGCCAGCCTGCTTGAGGCCTCCGCGCAGGCGGCGGACGCCGAGGACTTCGGCTTGCGCATGGCCGAGACACGCCAGCTTGCCAACCTTGGCCCGCTGGCCTTCGCGGTGCGTGAGGAGCCCACCTTGCGCAAGGCGGTCGAATCCATGGCCCGCTACCTACGGTTGCACAATGAGGCGCTGGCGATGCGCATCGAGGAAGCGGAAGGCCTTGTCATGATCCGGGAGGAAGTGCTGAGCGGGGTTCCCGGCTCGTTGCGCCAGTCCATTGAGTTGATGGTTGGCGTGCTGTATCGCTTGCTGCAGGCCTTCGTGGGAGCGTCCTGGAGGCCGCGCAGCATCTGCTTTACGCACGCGGCGCCAGTCAGCACCGCCACGCACATGCGCGTGTTCGGCATGCCAGTCATGTTCAATCAGGATTTCAACGGCATCGTATGCCGGGCCGCTGACCTGGAAGTACCCTTGCCCTCCTATGAACCGGCCATGGCGAACCAGGTGCGACGGTATCTCGACACGATGCTTGCGCAGTCCAACGCCAGCATGCCCGACAAGGTGCGGCAACTGGTGATTGCCATGCTCCCGCTGGGCGTTTGCTCGGTCGAGCGCGTGGCGGAGCAACTCGGTGTGGACCGTCGGACCGTGCATCATCATCTCGAGCAATACGGTGAAAACTATTCCAAGGTCGTCAATGCAGTGCGGGTCGACCTGGCCACACGGTATATCGAGAATCGCGAGCGTCCGCTCTCCGAAGTGGCGACACTGCTGGGCTTCTCGTCCCTGAGTGCCTTCTCGCGCTGGTTTAACGGGCACTTTGGCTGCAGCGTCTCTCAGTGGCGAGCGCGGCAGGAGCGATGA
- a CDS encoding carboxymuconolactone decarboxylase, with protein MSSEKSSRAEPSPTPVCDQMRATGNWNPAWDAFAELDPIWAEKFMVMGVHPILAGVLEPKVLEFLAIAVDASCTHMYAPGTRRHIRKALELGATKEEIAAVLQAVSVLGIHTSSLGAPILLEELAAMQRERAADDRAAA; from the coding sequence ATGAGTAGTGAGAAAAGCAGCAGGGCCGAGCCCAGCCCCACGCCGGTCTGCGACCAGATGCGGGCCACGGGGAACTGGAACCCTGCCTGGGACGCCTTTGCCGAACTCGACCCGATCTGGGCCGAGAAATTCATGGTGATGGGCGTGCATCCCATTCTCGCGGGCGTGCTCGAGCCGAAGGTGCTTGAGTTTCTTGCTATCGCAGTGGACGCGTCGTGCACCCATATGTACGCGCCGGGCACGCGCCGTCACATCCGCAAGGCGCTCGAACTTGGCGCCACCAAGGAAGAAATCGCCGCCGTGCTCCAGGCGGTCAGCGTGCTGGGGATTCACACCAGCAGCCTGGGAGCGCCAATTCTTCTCGAAGAGTTGGCCGCCATGCAACGGGAACGCGCTGCTGACGACCGCGCAGCCGCCTGA
- a CDS encoding MFS transporter — MFWKKSPSTVLAGLLVIHLLAHVDRNMLLGFSPQIIADLNISNAQYGFLVGAVWVLSFGFVALFMGSLADRFSRTRVIAAGVLIWSACTWASGHAQSFEQMVVARFFVASGEAALVPAAVALLAELFSAKRRSSAMGVFFVGIPLGVGCSFLLAGTFGAEHGWRTTFYALGLIGVAIAVLLAFLKDDRSQLPPHERGAPFGQQVRSVLGTIHDRPALLLIIIGFVLVHMIFAGLAFTQLWLVKERGMDAAEIATRIGMLQLAFGALGSLVGGVIGDSLARKFRGSHASLMTFLVILCAAPMIAYRFAAPGSAVFYIGMCAGFFLPLTLYGPVNAAIMSMVPQQTRSTVTGFTMLCINVFAVAIGNLAVGWAIDYLDTHGVPAPLTQVVLVTDVIAISSALFFALAARAARSVPLTGNIVQSASQG; from the coding sequence ATGTTCTGGAAAAAGAGTCCTTCCACCGTCCTGGCAGGCCTGCTTGTGATCCACCTGCTGGCGCACGTGGATCGCAATATGCTGCTGGGCTTCTCGCCGCAAATCATTGCGGATCTCAATATCAGCAACGCACAGTATGGTTTCCTGGTTGGCGCCGTCTGGGTCCTGAGTTTCGGATTCGTGGCCCTGTTCATGGGCTCGCTGGCCGACCGCTTCAGCCGCACGCGGGTCATCGCCGCCGGTGTATTGATCTGGAGCGCCTGCACATGGGCCTCCGGGCATGCCCAGAGCTTTGAACAAATGGTCGTGGCGCGCTTCTTTGTCGCCAGCGGCGAAGCCGCGCTGGTACCCGCGGCAGTGGCGTTGCTTGCCGAGTTGTTCTCCGCGAAGCGCCGCAGCTCGGCCATGGGCGTCTTCTTCGTGGGCATTCCGTTGGGCGTCGGCTGCAGCTTCCTGCTCGCGGGAACGTTCGGTGCCGAGCATGGCTGGCGTACCACCTTCTATGCATTGGGCCTCATAGGCGTGGCTATCGCGGTGCTGCTCGCTTTCCTGAAGGATGACCGCAGCCAGCTCCCGCCGCACGAGCGGGGCGCGCCCTTCGGGCAGCAGGTGCGTTCGGTGCTGGGAACCATTCATGATCGTCCTGCGCTGCTGCTCATCATCATCGGCTTCGTACTCGTGCACATGATCTTTGCCGGGCTCGCCTTCACGCAACTGTGGCTGGTCAAGGAGCGCGGCATGGACGCCGCCGAAATCGCCACCCGCATCGGCATGCTGCAGCTTGCGTTCGGCGCGCTCGGCTCCCTCGTGGGCGGCGTCATCGGCGACAGCCTGGCCCGAAAGTTCCGCGGCTCCCACGCCTCGCTGATGACTTTCCTGGTCATCCTGTGCGCGGCACCGATGATCGCCTACCGCTTTGCCGCCCCCGGCTCGGCCGTTTTCTATATCGGCATGTGCGCGGGCTTCTTCCTGCCACTTACGCTGTACGGTCCGGTCAACGCCGCCATCATGAGCATGGTGCCCCAGCAGACACGCTCGACAGTGACTGGCTTCACGATGCTGTGCATCAATGTGTTCGCGGTCGCCATCGGCAATCTGGCTGTGGGCTGGGCGATCGACTATCTCGATACGCACGGCGTGCCAGCGCCGCTCACCCAGGTGGTGCTGGTAACCGATGTGATCGCGATCAGTTCGGCGCTGTTCTTCGCGCTGGCCGCGCGCGCCGCGCGCAGTGTGCCCCTGACGGGAAACATCGTCCAAAGTGCGAGCCAGGGTTAG
- a CDS encoding hypothetical protein (K06672: SCC2, NIPBL; cohesin loading factor subunit SCC2) has product MQQNLIIPTPSAYAYPLLIKQLLVNALSLYGDQEIAYRGDMRYSFREFRQRIGRLASALSTLGARHGTTVAVMDWDSHRYLEGYFGIPMMGATLFTVNVRLSPQQILYTLNDAEAAIVLVHADFLPVLEQIKDGLKGVRQVVVMADGQAMPQTELPVAGEYEALLGQASPGFTFQDFDENTKAATFYTTGTTGDPKGVSYSHRDIVLHALVTATSLCAQKDGQRLHREDVYMPITPMFHVLAWGMPYVSVMLGLKTVLPGRYAPDLLLKLRESERVTFSHCVPTILQMLLQASHDGTHDLSGWKLIIGGSALSHALCEAALARGIDVFAGYGMSETGPVVSLAQLPPGLTDADPRDEVWMRCSPGRPVPLVDFRVVDDGMNDLPRDGKSQGEIVLRAPFLTQGYITQQSQIYATDGASKNDRMRVRFFCSPRSCCSTRISSFSPVRSGLRATPVRLR; this is encoded by the coding sequence ATGCAGCAAAATCTCATCATCCCAACGCCGTCGGCGTACGCGTACCCGTTGCTCATCAAGCAATTGCTGGTCAACGCACTGAGCCTTTACGGCGATCAGGAAATTGCCTATCGCGGCGACATGCGCTACAGCTTTCGCGAGTTCCGTCAACGCATCGGCCGGCTTGCGTCGGCGCTAAGCACGCTCGGTGCGCGCCACGGCACGACGGTGGCGGTGATGGACTGGGATAGCCATCGCTATCTGGAGGGCTACTTCGGCATTCCGATGATGGGGGCAACGCTGTTTACCGTGAACGTACGCCTGTCGCCGCAGCAGATCCTCTACACGCTGAATGACGCCGAGGCCGCGATTGTGCTGGTGCATGCGGACTTTCTCCCGGTCCTCGAGCAGATCAAGGATGGCCTCAAAGGTGTGCGCCAGGTTGTGGTGATGGCAGACGGCCAGGCCATGCCGCAGACAGAACTGCCGGTGGCGGGCGAGTACGAGGCGCTACTGGGGCAGGCCTCGCCCGGTTTCACGTTCCAAGACTTCGACGAGAATACCAAGGCGGCGACCTTCTACACGACAGGGACGACAGGCGACCCGAAGGGCGTGAGCTATAGTCACCGCGATATCGTCCTGCATGCCCTCGTCACGGCCACGAGCCTGTGTGCGCAAAAGGATGGCCAGCGCCTGCACCGCGAAGACGTCTACATGCCCATTACGCCGATGTTCCACGTGCTTGCATGGGGCATGCCATATGTCTCCGTCATGCTTGGCCTCAAGACTGTTCTACCCGGCCGCTACGCCCCCGACCTCCTGTTGAAACTGCGCGAGTCGGAGCGGGTCACCTTCTCCCATTGCGTCCCGACTATTCTGCAGATGCTGCTGCAGGCGTCACACGATGGCACGCACGATCTGTCGGGGTGGAAACTGATCATCGGCGGCTCGGCGCTTTCACACGCCCTGTGCGAAGCGGCTCTCGCCCGAGGTATCGATGTGTTCGCCGGCTACGGCATGTCGGAGACCGGACCAGTCGTTTCGCTGGCACAGCTTCCGCCTGGCCTTACGGATGCTGATCCGCGCGACGAGGTATGGATGCGATGCTCGCCCGGCCGTCCCGTGCCGTTGGTGGACTTCCGTGTCGTTGACGACGGGATGAACGATTTGCCGCGCGACGGCAAGAGCCAGGGGGAGATCGTCCTGCGCGCACCCTTTCTCACGCAGGGCTATATTACTCAGCAGTCCCAAATATATGCGACAGATGGGGCATCAAAGAATGATCGAATGAGGGTGCGCTTTTTCTGCAGCCCACGCAGTTGTTGCTCGACGCGAATCTCCAGCTTCTCGCCGGTGCGCAGCGGATTGCGCGCCACGCCGGTGCGCTTGAGGTGA
- a CDS encoding major facilitator transporter has translation MPAASDHNGSEGNNRILLYFGWLTLFVHLATPAGYLVDIQTSYLLKNQLHATATEISTFRLVTGIPVYIAFAFGLARDHWNPLGLRDRGFFLIFAPATSVAFIWMAFSGISYTGLVVGMLLAMLSSRFTAAAYQGLIALVGQEKLMSGRLSALCNVVSSVPVVAGAFASGYVSDHLAAKEAFFLVAMVTFLIAVFGLWKPISVFGDTYEKPQARGADFVGNIRRLVKHKAVYPAVLICFLWNFAPGSATPLQFYLTNELHASDSVYSYYNGIFAAAFIPTFFLYGFLCKKVSLNKLLWWGTIVAVPQMIPLAFIHSANLALVLAAPIGLMGGLATAAYFDLAMRSCPPGLQGTLMMLVEGVLALSARAGDLLGSWIYSSGATHGFTFCVAATTVVYALILPLIPLTPKALIATKDGEPNPEIEAEVLKRDPAD, from the coding sequence ATGCCGGCTGCTTCTGATCACAATGGTTCCGAGGGCAACAACCGAATCCTGCTATATTTCGGTTGGCTGACCCTGTTCGTCCATCTGGCAACGCCGGCCGGTTACCTGGTTGATATACAGACGTCGTACCTGCTCAAGAATCAGTTGCATGCGACGGCGACGGAGATATCGACATTCCGCCTGGTTACGGGCATACCCGTGTACATTGCGTTCGCTTTTGGACTCGCGCGCGACCATTGGAATCCGCTGGGATTGCGGGATCGCGGCTTCTTCCTGATTTTCGCTCCCGCAACCTCGGTGGCATTCATCTGGATGGCGTTTTCAGGTATCTCATACACGGGACTGGTCGTCGGGATGCTACTGGCAATGCTGTCGTCCCGATTTACTGCCGCAGCCTATCAGGGGTTGATCGCTCTGGTGGGTCAGGAGAAGCTCATGTCTGGGCGCCTGAGCGCTCTGTGTAACGTGGTCAGCTCCGTCCCCGTCGTCGCGGGAGCGTTCGCTTCCGGGTACGTCTCCGATCATCTTGCCGCGAAAGAGGCCTTCTTCCTGGTGGCGATGGTCACTTTTTTGATTGCCGTGTTTGGACTCTGGAAGCCCATTTCCGTCTTCGGCGATACGTACGAGAAGCCGCAGGCCAGGGGCGCAGATTTCGTTGGGAATATCAGGCGGCTGGTGAAGCATAAGGCCGTCTATCCAGCAGTTCTCATCTGCTTTCTATGGAACTTTGCGCCAGGATCGGCCACTCCGCTGCAGTTCTATCTGACCAATGAGCTGCATGCATCGGATTCCGTTTACTCGTACTACAACGGGATCTTTGCCGCCGCGTTCATCCCGACATTTTTCCTGTATGGCTTTCTGTGCAAGAAGGTATCGCTGAACAAGCTACTGTGGTGGGGAACGATCGTCGCAGTGCCGCAGATGATTCCGCTGGCATTTATTCACTCAGCCAATCTCGCGCTTGTATTGGCGGCACCGATAGGGCTGATGGGCGGTCTAGCCACGGCAGCATACTTCGATCTCGCGATGCGGTCCTGTCCGCCGGGCCTGCAAGGGACCTTGATGATGCTGGTGGAGGGCGTTCTGGCGCTCTCGGCGCGTGCCGGCGATCTATTGGGCTCATGGATCTATAGCAGCGGCGCAACGCACGGATTCACATTTTGTGTGGCCGCCACTACCGTGGTGTACGCACTGATCCTGCCCTTGATTCCGCTTACGCCGAAAGCATTGATTGCTACCAAGGATGGTGAACCAAATCCGGAGATCGAGGCCGAGGTGCTGAAACGAGATCCGGCGGATTGA
- a CDS encoding isocitrate lyase (Catalyzes the first step in the glyoxalate cycle, which converts lipids to carbohydrates~K01637: E4.1.3.1, aceA; isocitrate lyase [EC:4.1.3.1]): MAKYQDDIKAVAGLKENHGSAWNAINPEYAARMRAQNKFKTGLDIAKYTAKIMRADMAAYDADSSKYTQSLGCWHGFIGQQKMISIKKHFNSTDRRYLYLSGWMVAALRSEFGPLPDQSMHEKTSVSALIRELYTFLRQADARELGGLFRELDAAKGPAKAAIQEKIDNHVTHVVPIIADIDAGFGNAEATYLLAKQFIEAGACCIQIENQVSDEKQCGHQDGKVTVPHEDFLAKIRAIRYAFLELGVDDGIIVARTDSLGAGLTKQIAVTNTPGDLGDQYNSFLDCDELSADELGNGDVIIKRDGKLLRPKRLPSNLFQFRAGTGEARCVLDCITALQNGADLLWIETEKPHIAQIGGMVSEIRKVVPNAKLVYNNSPSFNWTLNFRQQAYDAMKAAGKDVSAYDRAQLMSVEYDQTELAMLADEKIRTFQADASREAGIFHHLITLPTYHTAALSTDNLAKEYFGDQGMLGYVAGVQRKEIRQGIACVKHQNMSGSDIGDDHKEYFSGEAALKAAGKDNTMNQF; the protein is encoded by the coding sequence ATGGCCAAGTATCAAGACGACATCAAGGCAGTTGCCGGTTTGAAAGAGAACCACGGCAGCGCGTGGAATGCCATCAATCCCGAGTATGCCGCCCGCATGCGTGCCCAGAACAAGTTCAAAACGGGCCTGGACATCGCCAAGTACACCGCCAAGATCATGCGCGCCGACATGGCCGCCTACGATGCCGACTCGTCGAAGTACACCCAGTCGCTGGGCTGCTGGCACGGCTTCATCGGCCAGCAGAAGATGATCTCCATCAAGAAGCACTTCAACAGCACCGACCGTCGCTACCTTTACCTGTCCGGCTGGATGGTGGCCGCGCTGCGCTCCGAGTTCGGCCCGCTGCCGGACCAGTCGATGCACGAAAAAACCTCCGTCAGCGCGCTGATCCGCGAGCTGTACACCTTCCTGCGCCAGGCCGACGCCCGTGAACTGGGCGGTCTGTTCCGCGAGCTGGACGCTGCCAAAGGCCCTGCCAAGGCCGCCATCCAGGAAAAAATCGACAACCACGTCACCCACGTCGTGCCCATTATCGCGGACATCGACGCGGGTTTCGGCAACGCCGAAGCAACCTACCTGCTGGCCAAGCAGTTTATCGAAGCGGGCGCATGCTGCATTCAGATCGAAAACCAGGTGTCCGACGAGAAGCAGTGCGGCCACCAGGATGGCAAGGTCACCGTGCCGCACGAGGACTTCCTGGCCAAGATCCGCGCCATCCGCTACGCCTTCCTGGAACTGGGCGTGGACGACGGCATCATCGTGGCCCGTACCGACTCGCTGGGTGCCGGCCTGACCAAGCAGATCGCCGTGACCAACACGCCAGGCGACTTGGGCGACCAATACAATTCCTTCCTCGATTGCGACGAATTGTCGGCCGACGAACTGGGCAATGGAGACGTCATCATCAAGCGCGACGGCAAGCTGCTGCGTCCTAAGCGCCTGCCTAGCAACCTGTTCCAGTTCCGCGCCGGCACGGGCGAAGCGCGCTGCGTACTCGATTGCATCACCGCACTGCAAAACGGCGCTGACCTGCTGTGGATCGAAACCGAAAAGCCGCATATCGCCCAAATCGGCGGCATGGTCAGCGAGATTCGCAAGGTCGTCCCGAACGCCAAGCTGGTGTACAACAACAGCCCGTCGTTCAACTGGACCCTGAACTTCCGCCAGCAGGCGTATGACGCGATGAAGGCCGCGGGCAAGGATGTGTCGGCATACGACCGCGCCCAGCTGATGAGCGTGGAATACGATCAGACCGAACTGGCGATGCTTGCCGACGAAAAGATCCGGACCTTCCAGGCCGACGCGTCGCGCGAAGCAGGTATCTTCCACCACCTGATTACACTGCCGACCTACCACACCGCCGCACTGTCGACCGACAACCTGGCCAAGGAATACTTCGGCGACCAGGGCATGCTGGGTTATGTGGCTGGCGTGCAGCGTAAGGAAATCCGTCAGGGCATCGCCTGCGTCAAGCACCAGAACATGTCCGGCTCGGACATCGGCGACGACCACAAGGAGTATTTCAGCGGCGAAGCGGCTCTGAAAGCGGCGGGTAAAGACAACACCATGAACCAGTTCTGA